From the uncultured Methanobrevibacter sp. genome, the window GTTCCACCACCTACAACATTTGCAATTTCATCTATTTTTTTAATTTTCCACTTATCTGAAAACTCCAAAAACCGTAATTTAGGAACTAATTTTTCTTCACTCATTAAAATCAATCCCTAAAATAATGGTGCTTTTATGCCTAATTCATCACAGTATTTTTTAATTTCTGCATCAACTTCTTTCATTTCTTCAGAAATTTTTTCAAGTTCATTGCAAACTTCATTTAAGTCTACTGGTTCTTCTTCTTCAAATGTATCAACGTAACGTGGAATGTTTAAGTTAAAATCATTCTCTTTAATTTCTTCAAGTGATGCTCTGTGTGAGTATTTGTCTATTTCTTCACGGTTGATGTATGTGTTGACTATTTTATTAATATCTTTTTCACGTAGCCTGTTTTGATTTTTAACTTTTTCAAATTCCTGTGAAGCATCAATAAATAATATGTCTTCGTTTTCTTCACGGCATTTTTTAAATACTAATACGCATGTTGGGATACTTGTTCCGTAGAATAGATTAGATGGCATTCCTATTACTGCATCAAGGTAATTTCTTTCATCAATTAGGAATCTTCTGATTCTTCCTTCTGCTGCTCCTCTAAATAATACTCCGTGAGGTAATACTATTGCCATTGTTCCGTTTTCATCCAAGTGATAAATCATGTGTTCTACAAATGCATAATCTGCTTTTGATTTAGGTGGTAATTTTCCTGCTGCACTGAATCTTTCATCATCTAGGAATTTTTTATCTGAGGACCATTTTGCTGAAAATGGTGGATTTGCTACTATTGCTTCAAATCTCATGTCCATGAATTGTGGTTCTTCTAAACTGTCTCCTTGACGGATTTCAAAGTCATTGAAGTTTACATCGTGAAGAATCATGTTCATTCTAGCTAAGTTGAAAGTTGTTTGGTTTAGTTCCTGACCATAAAAGTCTGTTACTTTTACTTCTTTACTTACACGAAGTAAAAGTGATCCTGAACCACATGTTGGGTCATAAACTGATTTTAACCTATTTTTACCAACTGTTACTAGTTTTGCTAAGATTTTACTTACTTCTTGAGGCGTGTAAAATTCTCCTGCTTTTTTACCTGCATCTGATGCAAATTGGCCTATTAAATATTCATATGCATCTCCAAGAATGTCGTTTTCATCATTTTCAAGTTCAAAATCAATTTCAGACAAGTGTTTTATTATTTCTGCAATTACTTTGTTTTTATCAGACACTTTTCTTCCTAGTTTGGAGGATTGCAGGTCTACATCATCAAAGAGGTTTTCAAAGTCCTGTGCACTTTCTCCACCGATTGAAGAGTCTCCTACTTTTTTAAATGCAGTTTCAACATTTTGAATTAAGTCTTCATCTCCAACTTTTGCTTGGTTAACTAAATTTGAAAAAAGATATTGAGGTTCTATAAAGTACCCTAAATTTTCAATGGCTTCCTCTTTTAAATCATTCTGAAATTCTTCTATTTCATATGCTTGTTCAAAAGTTAAACCATCTTGTTTTAATTCATTTGTTAACCTTAAATCAATTTTTTCAGATAGATATTTGTAGAAAATAAATCCTAAAATGTAATTTTTAAATTCATTTGCATCCATTTTTCCACGTAGTACATCTGCTACTGCCCATAGTTTTGCTTCTAAATTTTGTTGCTTGTCTGACATTTTAATAATTCCTCACTAATTTATCCAATAATGCTTTTTGTGCCTTTTTATTGTTTTCTATTGATTTTAACTTTAATTGAATTTTATCTTCCAGTAATTTCAATAATTTACCATATTTCTTTTGATTTTCATAATCTGGAATTGGCAATTTAACTTCTTGTATATATCTAGTTCTAATATATTTTGCGAATGAACCTTCAATTAACTTATTTAGTTCTCGTCTGAATATGCTACTTTTTAAAAGAAGAACCATGAAATCAGGATCTATATTTTCATGTAATCTTATAATTGCATATCTATCTGGAATTATTAATCCTTTTTTTGTAATTTTAGTTACTCTAGTTGGATCAAAAAGAGAAACAATAATATCATTTTCTTTTGAAAAGTATTTCTCAAATTTTTCAAGATAAATATTATCTGAAACTGTTCTAGATTCACAGTCAAACTTTAAAAAATCATCAGAGTATGTTTTGTGAATCACAACTTGTGATTCACTATACTCATCATCATATCTGGATAATCTAACTCCTGAAAAAACATCAGCTATCTGAGATAATTTTTTTGTTTCTATTTAGATTCCCCCTGAATTTTTTTATAAAGAACATCTTAACCTCCTAGGTGTGAAACCACAATCAAATCTATCATGATATTCTATTTTAAAATGATGTACTAATGAAAAGCTGTTCATTAAATTGTATGTTGAAGGTTTTTGATTGAATTTACATCCGCATTTCACACGAAGATTACGATATACATCATTGTAAATTTTCCCATAATCTATTATTTTAGTTAATGGAACTTCATCTAATCCATTGTATCTAACTCCATCTACAAACCTTAAATTTTTATTTTTTGTTAATAATAACTTATCATATTCACTTTCAAGTAGAGCATAGGATTTATTATATAATGCTCTTGAAAAATCTCCAAAATCATCTATTCCAAATATTTCCAATATTTTAGCTCGATATCTATTTTCATACTGGAATCCAACTAATGGAAGTTCAGACATTTTATCAAAGTTATTAATGATTTTTAATGTTTGATATAGACTTCCACTATCACGTTCATGGTTGATAAAATAGTTTAATCCAAATTTTACAGCATCATTATCTTCTAGTGATCCAATATTTGATATTTCCTTTCTAAGTATTTCATGTTCTTCCAATACTCTTTCATAGTCTGCAAAGGTTAATGGTTCATATACTTCATATTTTCTGAAGAGATTAAATATATCACTTTCATCAAATACTGTTCTTTTAATTCCATGGCGTATAGTAAGTTCCAATGCATTTTCAGAAATTAAATATTCATGATTATTGTTATAAACCACTAATTTATTATTATACCTATCAAAAGTTATTCCATCGTCGTTTAATTCTTGTATTTTTTGTTGTGTAGTTTGTTTACTCATTTTAATACCTTTTGTTTTTTTATTTAGAAAAAAAACTGCCAGTAAACATGAAAACAAATTTTATATTTTCCATTTTGAATTTCAAAATTAAACAACAGATTTAATAATGTTGAAATAAATAGAATAAAGTGCAATCAATTTACTTGTCATGTTTACATGGCAAGTTTTTTTATTCTTAAATTAATTTTGTCCTATTTTTGTAGGACAAATTATACTTTATACTTTTTAGTATATAAATGTTTTGTCCTAATCAATTAGGACAAAAAATTAAATTAATGCAAATTTATCTACCAAATTAATAATCTTATTTTTCAACAAATCTGCTTTATGTCTACGTTTTAAAAATCCTAAATCTTCATTAAAAGACTTTCTGATCTCATCATCATATAATTTACCACTATATTCATATTCTGCAATAACTTCCCTAGTCTTTTCATCAGATAAATTCTCAGAAGCCACTAAATCACTAATTTCCTTATTTTTTTCTTTTTCAAAGTATTTAGGCAATTCCTCATCAACATCAATAGGTACATCTGACTCAACAATATTTTCATGTATAAACTTATCAATAAGCTCAGCTTTACTTTTAAGATCATGGGAAGCCTGCATTAAATCATGAATTAACCTTACATCTTTCTTAAATGAAGCATCTTTCGGATCTAACTCTTTTAAAAGAGTTAAAATATATGAAACATTAATATTGTCCTGTCTCGTAAGTTCTATTTCAAAATCAATATCATTTAAAATACTTGATTTTTTAGGACTTTCCCTGCGAACATATTTATCATGCAAGTCCAAATATTTGCTTTTATAATCATTTACTTGTTGTTCATCTAAGTTTAAATCATCATAACTAAATTCTGCAAATGTAGTCATGCGATTTAATACTCTAAGAATATTTTTAAAATTCAATACAAATTTTGCTTCATCATTTTCATCTTCCAATAAATCAACATCCTGAACTTCAGGTACAAGATTTAAAAGTCTACTTACACATTTATTGAATTTTTCAACATAATCTTCATAAGGAAGTGTTACAATGTATCCTGAAGCATCCCCATCTGAAAAAAGCCTAATTGCTTCATCTGTACGTTTTTTAAGATTCCTAAAACAAACAATATTTCCCTGTGTTTTTTTAACATCATGCACCCTGTTTGTTCTTGAGAATGCCTGAATTAAACTATGATACTGTAAATTCTTATCAACATACAGTGTATTTAATAAAGGATTATCAAAACCAGTCAAAAACATGTTTACAACTAAAAGAATATCAATCTGTTTATTTTTACTTCTTTTACTTAAATCAACATAATATGAACCAAAATCATCTGTTGAAAAATTAGTTCCAAACATTTCATTATAATCTTCTATATGGCTTCCAAGATTATCTCTAGGATGTTTATTGCCTTCTTCCAAATCTACATTATCCCCATATGAATAGATTGAGGCAATTTTTAAATCTGGACTTTTCTTTTTAAAAATCTTATAATATTTATTTAATACCGGAACTGATGAAACACAAAACATACTTGTAAATTCTTTGTGATATGTTTTATTATCATGATATTTAATAATATAATCAACAATTTTCTCTAATCTTTCTTCAGATTCCATAACTTCCCTTGTATCAATAGCTTCAACTTCAATATCTGTTTTAACTCTACTTTTATATGTTCCTACATAATCTATCGAAAATCCTAAAACATTTTCATCATGAATTGCATCTTTAATTAAATAAGAGTGTAAACATTTTCCGAATAAATCCTGTGTTGTTCTTGAGTTATTTGCATTTTCTGCAAAAATTGGAGTTCCTGTAAAACCATAACAGCAAATATTGTTAAAAAAATTAGTTATATCTTTATGCATGTCTCCAAATTGGGATCTGTGACATTCATCAAACATTAAAACCATAGAAAGATCTTTATAGTTTTCCAATTGTTTTGCCTTACCTTTTACAGCACGATGCAATTTTTGTATTGTTGTGATTATAAGTTTATTTTGACCTTTTAATTGCTTAATAAGTGCTTTTGTATTGTCAGTACCATCTACTGCACCTGCTGAAAAACTATTAAACTCTTTAGTTGTTTGATAATCCAAATCATTTCTAT encodes:
- a CDS encoding type I restriction-modification system subunit M, with amino-acid sequence MSDKQQNLEAKLWAVADVLRGKMDANEFKNYILGFIFYKYLSEKIDLRLTNELKQDGLTFEQAYEIEEFQNDLKEEAIENLGYFIEPQYLFSNLVNQAKVGDEDLIQNVETAFKKVGDSSIGGESAQDFENLFDDVDLQSSKLGRKVSDKNKVIAEIIKHLSEIDFELENDENDILGDAYEYLIGQFASDAGKKAGEFYTPQEVSKILAKLVTVGKNRLKSVYDPTCGSGSLLLRVSKEVKVTDFYGQELNQTTFNLARMNMILHDVNFNDFEIRQGDSLEEPQFMDMRFEAIVANPPFSAKWSSDKKFLDDERFSAAGKLPPKSKADYAFVEHMIYHLDENGTMAIVLPHGVLFRGAAEGRIRRFLIDERNYLDAVIGMPSNLFYGTSIPTCVLVFKKCREENEDILFIDASQEFEKVKNQNRLREKDINKIVNTYINREEIDKYSHRASLEEIKENDFNLNIPRYVDTFEEEEPVDLNEVCNELEKISEEMKEVDAEIKKYCDELGIKAPLF
- a CDS encoding restriction endonuclease subunit S, which encodes METKKLSQIADVFSGVRLSRYDDEYSESQVVIHKTYSDDFLKFDCESRTVSDNIYLEKFEKYFSKENDIIVSLFDPTRVTKITKKGLIIPDRYAIIRLHENIDPDFMVLLLKSSIFRRELNKLIEGSFAKYIRTRYIQEVKLPIPDYENQKKYGKLLKLLEDKIQLKLKSIENNKKAQKALLDKLVRNY
- a CDS encoding type I restriction endonuclease subunit R — translated: MASQSEAALENNLIKTLVDGGYDRVLIKDETDLESNFKKQLEKFNNTTFNDDEFKKILIHLQGGSIFEKAKKLRDQYELSREEGTFYVKFLNKKEWCKNIFQVTNQITMKGKHENRYDVTILINGLPLVQIELKKRGVELKQAFKQIQRYQLHSFHNLFNYVQIFVISNGVNTKFFSNNQELNYNFTFFWKDKDNKNINNLEEFADTFLEKCHLSKMISQYIVLNETRKSLMVLRAYQYYAVESILESVSNKTNGYVWHTTGSGKTLTSFKACQILAGRDDIDKVMFVVDRNDLDYQTTKEFNSFSAGAVDGTDNTKALIKQLKGQNKLIITTIQKLHRAVKGKAKQLENYKDLSMVLMFDECHRSQFGDMHKDITNFFNNICCYGFTGTPIFAENANNSRTTQDLFGKCLHSYLIKDAIHDENVLGFSIDYVGTYKSRVKTDIEVEAIDTREVMESEERLEKIVDYIIKYHDNKTYHKEFTSMFCVSSVPVLNKYYKIFKKKSPDLKIASIYSYGDNVDLEEGNKHPRDNLGSHIEDYNEMFGTNFSTDDFGSYYVDLSKRSKNKQIDILLVVNMFLTGFDNPLLNTLYVDKNLQYHSLIQAFSRTNRVHDVKKTQGNIVCFRNLKKRTDEAIRLFSDGDASGYIVTLPYEDYVEKFNKCVSRLLNLVPEVQDVDLLEDENDEAKFVLNFKNILRVLNRMTTFAEFSYDDLNLDEQQVNDYKSKYLDLHDKYVRRESPKKSSILNDIDFEIELTRQDNINVSYILTLLKELDPKDASFKKDVRLIHDLMQASHDLKSKAELIDKFIHENIVESDVPIDVDEELPKYFEKEKNKEISDLVASENLSDEKTREVIAEYEYSGKLYDDEIRKSFNEDLGFLKRRHKADLLKNKIINLVDKFALI